The genomic interval GCACCGGCCAGGAGGCGGTACGGAACCACAGCTTCTACAACGAGTGGGGCGGCGTGGTGACGACCGGCCTGCAGGAGGCACTGGTCCAGTCGTACGACGGCGTCGTACGCGTCGCACCGGCGTGGCCGAAGGACTGGGACGTGTCGGGGTCTGTCCAGATCGAGGGCGGTCACCGGATCAGCACCGAGGTCCACGATGGCGTACCGAATGTCGTCGGCATCCAGGCTGGTAGCCGGGACACGCTGAAGGTGGCCAACCCGTGGCCCGGCCAGTCGATCCGGGTGCTGGACTCCCACGGCCGCACTGTCGTCGCATCGACCAAGGCCGATGTCGTGATGCTGGCTACCACCGCTGGCGCCTCGTACACCGTCGAGCGGGTCGCCGTACCCCTGTCGTCGTTTGACTTCGCGCCGTTGACCGGGCAGCCGGCTGGTGCGGTCAAGACGCTCGGCAACCGCGTGCTGGGGATCACCCGCAGCGAACCACCGCTGGTCAGCGATCTGGTGTCGGTGCAGTGGCCGGAGAAGCTCACCAACCTGGTCAAGGCGCAGACCGGCGCGCCGACGTACGTCGACCGCAGCTACACGATCACCGACCTACCAGACGAGCTGAACGGCCAGGCCCTGATCCAAGGCGCCAACGACGACTCCAAGGCCACCGCTCCTGCGGACTACCTGACCATGGACGTGACCCGCCCAGCGACCGTCTACGTAGCCTTCGACCCACGCGGCGAAAACGTCTGGTGGCCGGACTGGCTATCCACCTTCACCCGCACCAACGAAACAGTAGGCACCACCGACCAACGCCTGATCCTCTTCAAACGCGACACCCCACCCGGCACCCTCCCCCTAGGCCCCAACTCCGGCGTACCCGACAAGGGCAACTCCACCTACATCACTTTCGTGGTACCACGCTGACCCTGCTCACCACCGGTGGCGGCGACGACCTCGCCGCTGCCGGCGGCGTGGAGGATGACGTCGAGGACGTTGGGGAAGCGGGATTCGAGGTCGTCGTAGCGGAGGGTGGTCCAGCGTTTGTTGCCGTCTTCGCGTTGGCGGATGACGCCGGCTTCCCGGAGGACGCGGAAGTGGTGGGTGAGGGTGGAGGGGGCGACGGAGACGGGGAACGTGCCGCACGCCTGCTCGACGTTCTCGCGGAGGGTGCGGACGATGGTCAGCCGGGTCGGGTCCGAGAGGGCGTGCAGGACTGCGTAGAGGGTCAGGTCCGCGGTCGCGGGATGGACCAGCGCGGGCCGTCGGGGATTCGGCACCGGATTCCTTTCGACGATCGTCGTACATGAGTGTATCGTCGCCTTACGACATTCGACGAACATCGAAAGGGTACGCGATGCGCGCACTGATCTTCGACCGCCCGGCGCCCGACACCAGCTCCACGCGCGTCGGCCAGCTCGACGCTCCGGACCCGGGGCCGGGCGAGCTGACCATCGACGTGCGCGCCGCGGGGATCAACTTCATCGATGTGATGGCCCGCCGCGGCGACCCCGCCTACGCGTCGGCCTGGCCGTTCGTCCCGGGCCTCGAAGCAGCAGGCACGGTACGGGCGCTCGGCCCCGGCGTGACCGGACCAGCCATTGGGACGCCGGTCGCCGCCTTCACCCGCGCGGGCGGGCTGGCCGAGATCGCGAAGATACGCGCCGAGCTGGCCGTGCCGATCCCCGACGGCCTGTCCTTCGAGCAGGCTGCGGTCGCCCCAGGCACGCTGACCACGGCTGCGCTACTGGTCCGGCAAGCCGGCCACCTGCGCCCCGGCGAGACTCTCTTGATGCATTCGGCCGCAGGCGGTGTCGGGCAGGCTGTCGCAGCATTGGCCCGACGTGCGGGCGTCGGCACACTGATCGGCACCGTCGGCAGCGCCCGGCGTACCGCCGCCGCGGAGAAGAGCGGGTACGCCGTCGTCCTCACCCGCGGGGATGATCTGGCCGACCGGGTCCGCGTCGTCACCAACGGCCGCGGGGTCGATGTGGTGCTCGACTCCCAGGGAACCGAACAGATCGGCCTCGACCTCGACCTGCTGGCCCAAGGTGGTCGAATCGTGCTCTTCGGCAACGCCGCCGGAGCACCCCTGACCGACCTCCCGGCCGGTCGGCTGTTCGCGGGCAACGCGTCGATCGGCGGGTTCAGCATGAGCAGCATGTCCGTCCGGGCGCCACAGCTCATCGGCGACGCCTTGCGGGATGCGCTTCAGCTCTCCGCCGACGGGGAACTCGACCTCGGGCTCATCCCGGTCGACGGACTCGACGCGGCCGGCGAGGCACAGCAGGCCCTGGCCGAGGGCCGCGGCGCCGGCAAGTACGTCGTACGCCTCTGACGACTCACGTCGTCGCGATACCGCCGACGTCGACGCGAGGCCCGTCGGGTCCGGGGCGGGTGGTGGCGATGATCGTGGCTGGGCTGGACAGCGAGTCGCCCATGTCGACGATGAGCGTCTCCCGGGACAGGTACGCCGCCAGACACGCGGTGCTGTTGGCGTTGGCAACGTCCTCCGGTACGCCGATCGACGGCGCGAACATGCGCGCCGCGACCCGGCCGTCCGTGTCGGGGACGGTGTAGACGTAGCAACCGAGCAGACCGAGACGATCACAGACCTCGCGGATTCGATCCAGGTCGGGTGTGAAGGCATCCAGGTCCGCACGAGTCCGGACCGGGACCAGCACACGAGGCCGCCCCACCGACGCGACCACCGCCGGCCCGACCGACTCTGGAACGAGCGAAGCGATCAGCTCGCCTTCCACGGCCGTAGGATCCCGCAGCGTCACCGGCCCCGGATCGAACGACGCCTCGAACCCCTCGGCGCGCCGCACGGCTCGACCACCGAACTCCCGACCGCCCGCAGACAGCGTGA from Kribbella sp. NBC_00709 carries:
- a CDS encoding PhzF family phenazine biosynthesis protein produces the protein MRDGGGGSPTVVVPDGSFTDEDRRAFPATKGTSHAVFFTVERDRVLLRFFTGEGELPACGHGTVAALAVLAERADVPDYRVTLSAGGREFGGRAVRRAEGFEASFDPGPVTLRDPTAVEGELIASLVPESVGPAVVASVGRPRVLVPVRTRADLDAFTPDLDRIREVCDRLGLLGCYVYTVPDTDGRVAARMFAPSIGVPEDVANANSTACLAAYLSRETLIVDMGDSLSSPATIIATTRPGPDGPRVDVGGIATT
- a CDS encoding ArsR/SmtB family transcription factor; this translates as MPNPRRPALVHPATADLTLYAVLHALSDPTRLTIVRTLRENVEQACGTFPVSVAPSTLTHHFRVLREAGVIRQREDGNKRWTTLRYDDLESRFPNVLDVILHAAGSGEVVAATGGEQGQRGTTKVM
- a CDS encoding quinone oxidoreductase family protein; this encodes MRALIFDRPAPDTSSTRVGQLDAPDPGPGELTIDVRAAGINFIDVMARRGDPAYASAWPFVPGLEAAGTVRALGPGVTGPAIGTPVAAFTRAGGLAEIAKIRAELAVPIPDGLSFEQAAVAPGTLTTAALLVRQAGHLRPGETLLMHSAAGGVGQAVAALARRAGVGTLIGTVGSARRTAAAEKSGYAVVLTRGDDLADRVRVVTNGRGVDVVLDSQGTEQIGLDLDLLAQGGRIVLFGNAAGAPLTDLPAGRLFAGNASIGGFSMSSMSVRAPQLIGDALRDALQLSADGELDLGLIPVDGLDAAGEAQQALAEGRGAGKYVVRL